AGGCTGGTTTGGGAAGCAAGCAGGCAATAGAGCTACTTTGGTCATGCTGCTCGCAGGCCTGTTCAGCAAGTGCGACGCGGCGGGGTTTGATCAGACTGTGCGTTGCGAATGCCCAGGACTGAGGCATATGATTCCGTGTGACTGTCTCCAGAGACTCAGTAAACAACCTCGGGCGCGGTGGCCCGAGGCTTTTGTAGTTCCCTCAGTCGTGCGCTAGCACTCCCTGTTCGGCAAGCGAGTGGGATGAGGTTGGGCGGCTTACACGCCCCGACCCGGACAGACGCACCAACCGCACCTGCGGTTGGGTTTTGTGAGTCCGGTAATTTGTCGTGTTACCGTCGAGTTTCGCCTTCTCGCGCCATGCGATGTTCACCGATGCATTCCGGTCGGCGTGGTCTTGCACCACGTCACACTCGTCGTTCGTACACCGGAATCGCCGTCCCTGCCGACTGCCGCGTTCACCACAACACGAACAGGTCTTCGAGTTGTAGTAAGCATCTATTGTGTCCGTGGGAATCTCTCGCCACGTCGCCTTGTACGAGACGAACTTCTCGAACTTGTGGAACGGCAATTTGTGCAATCGGCGGTTCATATACGTCCCGTACTTGATTTCGTCGCGGATACCGCTCATATCCTCGAACACGATAACCGGGTTCGAGAATTGCTCTGCGAACTCCACAACAGCACGGGAAAACCGATGCAACACCCACTCGGTGAAGCGCTCTTCCGTGTCACCGAGTTTCCGGTGGATGCTCGTCTTACCGTGTTCTTGACAGCGTTTCGTGATGGTGTGGTAGCGTTGGCGTTCCTGCTTGACTCGTCCGTAGTCAAGGACGAGTGTGCCCTTCGTTCGCATCGTGTCGCGGTCAAGGGCGGTGAGAGCGACGTTGCGTTCGTTGATGTCCACGCCAACAAGCGTGTCG
Above is a genomic segment from Natronorubrum aibiense containing:
- a CDS encoding RNA-guided endonuclease TnpB family protein — its product is MGEEATKTIQTRLHIASGERTWLHDARLASREIFNDTIRLTQQGYTRTEIQNEVDRDDFLRNNKCAVVGKALQTWDSYQSLLDWWEEQAGPDGGKPTPPSTDKSGAYPLVMAHTEGYRLTVDEDTNRVQFRISPKPYKKVKGHLRGEPDAMDELRDAITSDEVDVGQAELLYRDGVYYLHVTVTREFNVPEPDTSDTLVGVDINERNVALTALDRDTMRTKGTLVLDYGRVKQERQRYHTITKRCQEHGKTSIHRKLGDTEERFTEWVLHRFSRAVVEFAEQFSNPVIVFEDMSGIRDEIKYGTYMNRRLHKLPFHKFEKFVSYKATWREIPTDTIDAYYNSKTCSCCGERGSRQGRRFRCTNDECDVVQDHADRNASVNIAWREKAKLDGNTTNYRTHKTQPQVRLVRLSGSGRVSRPTSSHSLAEQGVLAHD